The Seriola aureovittata isolate HTS-2021-v1 ecotype China chromosome 3, ASM2101889v1, whole genome shotgun sequence genome includes a region encoding these proteins:
- the slc44a2 gene encoding choline transporter-like protein 2 isoform X1 has protein sequence MEPEEKNPDPKYGESRKFDPNFKGPIHNRGCTDILCCILFILALLGYFAVGILAWSQGDPRKVIYPTDSRGEFCGQAGTHLEKKPLLFYFNILKCASPLVLLEFQCPTTQLCVERCPDRHLTLVKVIKLGSKEDRENYKQYCKEGVDFAKMTTPEILRDGLCPAMLMPSKAFTRRCLPALGTMKGGVVVVGNETSIDAGEGHNINATEVLEASKKSNVVVEARQVAMRIFEDYTQSWHWILLGLVIAMVVSLIFIVLLRFLAGVMVWVMIVLVILVIGYGIFHCYMEFASLKGEPGADVTIRDLGLQTDFSVYLQIRQTWLAFMIILAIVEFIIILLLIFLRKRILIAIALIKEASRAVGHVMSSLFYPLLTFALLAVVIAYWAITAVFLSTSNEQVYKVFNTSECEYSRETCDPKTFNTSNASAQCPDAECLFAFYGGETVYHKYLILFQFYNVFLFFWCANFVTALGQVTLSGAFASYYWAFKKPDDIPAYPIFSSLGRALRYHTGSLAFGSLILSVVQVIRVILEYLDHKLKGAQNKFAKFLLSCMKCCFWCLEKCIKFLNRNAYIMIAIYGKSFCPSARNAFFLLMRNIIRVAVLDKVTDFLLFLGKLLIVGIVGIFSFFFFSGRIKAVEDAAPSLNYYWVPILTLVVGSYLIAHGFFSVYAMCVDTLFLCFCEDLERNDGSSDRPYFMSPELHEILSKTKRPEEEDRDGVEQANSAKQVDEVKLEEETPLQQQEDGAIQLKQQVVLKQDNEEEQPLQSKTDAEEPKEEKSEEVGQADEEAEKKEDAEVKEAAEQQEVKQEEEKAEEASPPVVEAEKEETGEKEEETEESKEENPPAAPQE, from the exons ATGGAGCCGGAGGAAAAAAACCCGGACCCGAAATACG GGGAGTCCAGAAAGTTTGATCCAAACTTCAAAGGGCCGATCCACAACAG GGGCTGCACAGACATCCTCTGCTGTATCCTCTTCATCTTAGCCTTGTTGGGCTACTTCGCTGTGGGTATCCTCG CCTGGTCTCAGGGTGACCCCAGGAAAGTGATCTATCCCACAGACAGCAGGGGGGAGTTCTGTGGACAAGCTGGAACACATCTGGA GAAGAAGCCTCTTCTGTTCTACTTCAACATACTGAAATGTGCCAGTCCTCTGGTTCTGCTGGAGTTTCAGTGTCCCACCACACAG TTATGTGTGGAAAGATGTCCTGACAGACATCTTACCTTGGTGAAAGTTATCAAGTTGGGCAGCAAAGAAGACCGTGAAAACTACAAACAATACTGCAAGGAGGGAGTGGACTTTGCCAAAATG ACTACTCCTGAGATCCTGAGGGATGGCTTGTGTCCTGCCATGTTGATGCCCAGTAAAGCCT TCACGCGTCGCTGCCTTCCTGCCTTGGGAACGATGAAAGGTGGCGTGGTGGTGGTAGGCAATGAAACCAGTATTGATGCCGGAGAGGGTCACAATATCAACGCCACTGAGGTGCTGGAGGCATCAAA GAAGtcaaatgttgttgttgaagcTCGACAGGTGGCCATGAGAATTTTTGAAGACTACACTCAGTCCTGGCATTGGATATTGCT TGGTCTGGTGATAGCAATGGTGGTCAGCTTGATTTTCATCGTCCTGCTGCGGTTCCTGGCTGGCGTCATGGTCTGGGTCATGATTGTTTTGGTTATTCTAGTCATAGGATATG GTATTTTCCACTGTTACATGGAATTTGCCAGTCTGAAGGGAGAGCCTGGCGCTGACGTCACCATCCGTGACCTGGGCCTGCAGACGGACTTCTCTGTGTACCTGCAGATCAGACAGACTTGGCTGGCCTTCA TGATCATCCTCGCTATTGTggaattcatcatcatcctACTACTCATCTTCCTCAGGAAGAGAATCCTAATCGCCATCGCTCTCATCAAAGAGGCCAGCAG agCCGTTGGGCATGTGATGTCATCTCTGTTCTACCCATTGCTGACCTTTGCCCTGCTGGCCGTGGTGATTGCCTACTGGGCCATCACTGCTGT TTTCTTGTCCACCTCTAATGAGCAGGTGTACAAAGTGTTCAACACCTCTGAGTGCGAGTACTCACGAGAGACATGCGACCCCAAG acGTTCAACACCTCCAACGCCTCAGCTCAGTGTCCAGATGCAGAGTGCCTGTTTGCCTTCTACGGTGGTGAGACCGTCTACCACAAATATCTCATCCTCTTCCAGTTCTACAACGTCTTCCTGTTCTTCTGGTGCGCCAACTTTGTGACGGCACTGGGCCAGGTCACTCTGTCGGGGGCCTTCGCCTCATATTACTGGGCCTTCAAGAAGCCTGATGATATTCCTGCCTACCCCATCTTCTCCTCGCTTGGACGCGCCCTCAG ATACCACACAGGCTCCCTGGCTTTTGGCTCTCTGATCTTGTCTGTGGTTCAGGTCATCAGGGTCATTCTGGAGTATCTGGATCACAAGTTGAAAG GTGCTCAGAACAAATTTGCTAAATTCCTGCTAAGCTGCATGAAGTGCTGCTTCTGGTGTCTGGAGAAATGTATCAAGTTCCTTAACAGGAATGCCTACATCATG ATTGCCATCTATGGAAAAAGTTTCTGTCCCTCAGCTAGAAATGCCTTTTTCCTTCTCATGAGGAACATCATCAG GGTGGCTGTTTTAGACAAAGTGACTGACTTCCTGCTGTTTCTTGGGAAGCTCCTCATTGTTGGCATTGTTG ggattttctctttcttcttcttctctggaagAATCAAAGCAGTAGAGGATGCTGCTCCATCTCTGAACTACTATTGGGTGCCAATACTG ACATTGGTAGTGGGATCTTACCTCATCGCCCATGGTTTCTTCAGTGTGTACGCCATGTGTGTGGACAcgctcttcctctgcttct GTGAGGACTTGGAAAGAAACGACGGCTCGTCTGACAGGCCTTACTTCATGTCCCCCGAGCTGCACGAgatcctctccaaaacaaaacgGCCGGAGGAGGAAGATCGCGACGGTGTTGAGCAGGCGAATTCCGCAAAGCAAGTGGACGAGGTGAaactggaggaggaaacacCTCTTCAGCAGCAAGAAGACGGAGCGATCCAACTGAAACAGCAGGTGGTGCTCAAGCAGGACAACGAAGAGGAGCAGCCGCTGCAGTCCAAGACAGACGCCGAAGAGCCAAAAGAGGAGAAGAGCGAGGAAGTCGGTCAGGCAGACGAGGAggctgaaaagaaagaagacgCCGAGGTGAAAGAAGCAGCGGAACAGCAGGAGgtaaaacaggaagaagaaaaagcgGAGGAGGCGTCACCACCAGTTGTGGAGGCTGAGAAAGAGGAGACTGgtgaaaaggaagaggaaacagaggaatcGAAGGAAGAAAACCCTCCCGCTGCACCACAGGAGTAG
- the slc44a2 gene encoding choline transporter-like protein 2 isoform X3, which produces MEPEEKNPDPKYGESRKFDPNFKGPIHNRGCTDILCCILFILALLGYFAVGILAWSQGDPRKVIYPTDSRGEFCGQAGTHLEKKPLLFYFNILKCASPLVLLEFQCPTTQLCVERCPDRHLTLVKVIKLGSKEDRENYKQYCKEGVDFAKMTTPEILRDGLCPAMLMPSKAFTRRCLPALGTMKGGVVVVGNETSIDAGEGHNINATEVLEASKKSNVVVEARQVAMRIFEDYTQSWHWILLGLVIAMVVSLIFIVLLRFLAGVMVWVMIVLVILVIGYGIFHCYMEFASLKGEPGADVTIRDLGLQTDFSVYLQIRQTWLAFMIILAIVEFIIILLLIFLRKRILIAIALIKEASRAVGHVMSSLFYPLLTFALLAVVIAYWAITAVFLSTSNEQVYKVFNTSECEYSRETCDPKTFNTSNASAQCPDAECLFAFYGGETVYHKYLILFQFYNVFLFFWCANFVTALGQVTLSGAFASYYWAFKKPDDIPAYPIFSSLGRALRYHTGSLAFGSLILSVVQVIRVILEYLDHKLKGAQNKFAKFLLSCMKCCFWCLEKCIKFLNRNAYIMIAIYGKSFCPSARNAFFLLMRNIIRVAVLDKVTDFLLFLGKLLIVGIVGIFSFFFFSGRIKAVEDAAPSLNYYWVPILTLVVGSYLIAHGFFSVYAMCVDTLFLCFLEDLERNDGSAERPYFMSQNLLTLLKKSNEEAKFVD; this is translated from the exons ATGGAGCCGGAGGAAAAAAACCCGGACCCGAAATACG GGGAGTCCAGAAAGTTTGATCCAAACTTCAAAGGGCCGATCCACAACAG GGGCTGCACAGACATCCTCTGCTGTATCCTCTTCATCTTAGCCTTGTTGGGCTACTTCGCTGTGGGTATCCTCG CCTGGTCTCAGGGTGACCCCAGGAAAGTGATCTATCCCACAGACAGCAGGGGGGAGTTCTGTGGACAAGCTGGAACACATCTGGA GAAGAAGCCTCTTCTGTTCTACTTCAACATACTGAAATGTGCCAGTCCTCTGGTTCTGCTGGAGTTTCAGTGTCCCACCACACAG TTATGTGTGGAAAGATGTCCTGACAGACATCTTACCTTGGTGAAAGTTATCAAGTTGGGCAGCAAAGAAGACCGTGAAAACTACAAACAATACTGCAAGGAGGGAGTGGACTTTGCCAAAATG ACTACTCCTGAGATCCTGAGGGATGGCTTGTGTCCTGCCATGTTGATGCCCAGTAAAGCCT TCACGCGTCGCTGCCTTCCTGCCTTGGGAACGATGAAAGGTGGCGTGGTGGTGGTAGGCAATGAAACCAGTATTGATGCCGGAGAGGGTCACAATATCAACGCCACTGAGGTGCTGGAGGCATCAAA GAAGtcaaatgttgttgttgaagcTCGACAGGTGGCCATGAGAATTTTTGAAGACTACACTCAGTCCTGGCATTGGATATTGCT TGGTCTGGTGATAGCAATGGTGGTCAGCTTGATTTTCATCGTCCTGCTGCGGTTCCTGGCTGGCGTCATGGTCTGGGTCATGATTGTTTTGGTTATTCTAGTCATAGGATATG GTATTTTCCACTGTTACATGGAATTTGCCAGTCTGAAGGGAGAGCCTGGCGCTGACGTCACCATCCGTGACCTGGGCCTGCAGACGGACTTCTCTGTGTACCTGCAGATCAGACAGACTTGGCTGGCCTTCA TGATCATCCTCGCTATTGTggaattcatcatcatcctACTACTCATCTTCCTCAGGAAGAGAATCCTAATCGCCATCGCTCTCATCAAAGAGGCCAGCAG agCCGTTGGGCATGTGATGTCATCTCTGTTCTACCCATTGCTGACCTTTGCCCTGCTGGCCGTGGTGATTGCCTACTGGGCCATCACTGCTGT TTTCTTGTCCACCTCTAATGAGCAGGTGTACAAAGTGTTCAACACCTCTGAGTGCGAGTACTCACGAGAGACATGCGACCCCAAG acGTTCAACACCTCCAACGCCTCAGCTCAGTGTCCAGATGCAGAGTGCCTGTTTGCCTTCTACGGTGGTGAGACCGTCTACCACAAATATCTCATCCTCTTCCAGTTCTACAACGTCTTCCTGTTCTTCTGGTGCGCCAACTTTGTGACGGCACTGGGCCAGGTCACTCTGTCGGGGGCCTTCGCCTCATATTACTGGGCCTTCAAGAAGCCTGATGATATTCCTGCCTACCCCATCTTCTCCTCGCTTGGACGCGCCCTCAG ATACCACACAGGCTCCCTGGCTTTTGGCTCTCTGATCTTGTCTGTGGTTCAGGTCATCAGGGTCATTCTGGAGTATCTGGATCACAAGTTGAAAG GTGCTCAGAACAAATTTGCTAAATTCCTGCTAAGCTGCATGAAGTGCTGCTTCTGGTGTCTGGAGAAATGTATCAAGTTCCTTAACAGGAATGCCTACATCATG ATTGCCATCTATGGAAAAAGTTTCTGTCCCTCAGCTAGAAATGCCTTTTTCCTTCTCATGAGGAACATCATCAG GGTGGCTGTTTTAGACAAAGTGACTGACTTCCTGCTGTTTCTTGGGAAGCTCCTCATTGTTGGCATTGTTG ggattttctctttcttcttcttctctggaagAATCAAAGCAGTAGAGGATGCTGCTCCATCTCTGAACTACTATTGGGTGCCAATACTG ACATTGGTAGTGGGATCTTACCTCATCGCCCATGGTTTCTTCAGTGTGTACGCCATGTGTGTGGACAcgctcttcctctgcttct
- the slc44a2 gene encoding choline transporter-like protein 2 isoform X2 yields the protein MTKYERQGESRKFDPNFKGPIHNRGCTDILCCILFILALLGYFAVGILAWSQGDPRKVIYPTDSRGEFCGQAGTHLEKKPLLFYFNILKCASPLVLLEFQCPTTQLCVERCPDRHLTLVKVIKLGSKEDRENYKQYCKEGVDFAKMTTPEILRDGLCPAMLMPSKAFTRRCLPALGTMKGGVVVVGNETSIDAGEGHNINATEVLEASKKSNVVVEARQVAMRIFEDYTQSWHWILLGLVIAMVVSLIFIVLLRFLAGVMVWVMIVLVILVIGYGIFHCYMEFASLKGEPGADVTIRDLGLQTDFSVYLQIRQTWLAFMIILAIVEFIIILLLIFLRKRILIAIALIKEASRAVGHVMSSLFYPLLTFALLAVVIAYWAITAVFLSTSNEQVYKVFNTSECEYSRETCDPKTFNTSNASAQCPDAECLFAFYGGETVYHKYLILFQFYNVFLFFWCANFVTALGQVTLSGAFASYYWAFKKPDDIPAYPIFSSLGRALRYHTGSLAFGSLILSVVQVIRVILEYLDHKLKGAQNKFAKFLLSCMKCCFWCLEKCIKFLNRNAYIMIAIYGKSFCPSARNAFFLLMRNIIRVAVLDKVTDFLLFLGKLLIVGIVGIFSFFFFSGRIKAVEDAAPSLNYYWVPILTLVVGSYLIAHGFFSVYAMCVDTLFLCFCEDLERNDGSSDRPYFMSPELHEILSKTKRPEEEDRDGVEQANSAKQVDEVKLEEETPLQQQEDGAIQLKQQVVLKQDNEEEQPLQSKTDAEEPKEEKSEEVGQADEEAEKKEDAEVKEAAEQQEVKQEEEKAEEASPPVVEAEKEETGEKEEETEESKEENPPAAPQE from the exons ATGACAAAATACGAAAGACAAG GGGAGTCCAGAAAGTTTGATCCAAACTTCAAAGGGCCGATCCACAACAG GGGCTGCACAGACATCCTCTGCTGTATCCTCTTCATCTTAGCCTTGTTGGGCTACTTCGCTGTGGGTATCCTCG CCTGGTCTCAGGGTGACCCCAGGAAAGTGATCTATCCCACAGACAGCAGGGGGGAGTTCTGTGGACAAGCTGGAACACATCTGGA GAAGAAGCCTCTTCTGTTCTACTTCAACATACTGAAATGTGCCAGTCCTCTGGTTCTGCTGGAGTTTCAGTGTCCCACCACACAG TTATGTGTGGAAAGATGTCCTGACAGACATCTTACCTTGGTGAAAGTTATCAAGTTGGGCAGCAAAGAAGACCGTGAAAACTACAAACAATACTGCAAGGAGGGAGTGGACTTTGCCAAAATG ACTACTCCTGAGATCCTGAGGGATGGCTTGTGTCCTGCCATGTTGATGCCCAGTAAAGCCT TCACGCGTCGCTGCCTTCCTGCCTTGGGAACGATGAAAGGTGGCGTGGTGGTGGTAGGCAATGAAACCAGTATTGATGCCGGAGAGGGTCACAATATCAACGCCACTGAGGTGCTGGAGGCATCAAA GAAGtcaaatgttgttgttgaagcTCGACAGGTGGCCATGAGAATTTTTGAAGACTACACTCAGTCCTGGCATTGGATATTGCT TGGTCTGGTGATAGCAATGGTGGTCAGCTTGATTTTCATCGTCCTGCTGCGGTTCCTGGCTGGCGTCATGGTCTGGGTCATGATTGTTTTGGTTATTCTAGTCATAGGATATG GTATTTTCCACTGTTACATGGAATTTGCCAGTCTGAAGGGAGAGCCTGGCGCTGACGTCACCATCCGTGACCTGGGCCTGCAGACGGACTTCTCTGTGTACCTGCAGATCAGACAGACTTGGCTGGCCTTCA TGATCATCCTCGCTATTGTggaattcatcatcatcctACTACTCATCTTCCTCAGGAAGAGAATCCTAATCGCCATCGCTCTCATCAAAGAGGCCAGCAG agCCGTTGGGCATGTGATGTCATCTCTGTTCTACCCATTGCTGACCTTTGCCCTGCTGGCCGTGGTGATTGCCTACTGGGCCATCACTGCTGT TTTCTTGTCCACCTCTAATGAGCAGGTGTACAAAGTGTTCAACACCTCTGAGTGCGAGTACTCACGAGAGACATGCGACCCCAAG acGTTCAACACCTCCAACGCCTCAGCTCAGTGTCCAGATGCAGAGTGCCTGTTTGCCTTCTACGGTGGTGAGACCGTCTACCACAAATATCTCATCCTCTTCCAGTTCTACAACGTCTTCCTGTTCTTCTGGTGCGCCAACTTTGTGACGGCACTGGGCCAGGTCACTCTGTCGGGGGCCTTCGCCTCATATTACTGGGCCTTCAAGAAGCCTGATGATATTCCTGCCTACCCCATCTTCTCCTCGCTTGGACGCGCCCTCAG ATACCACACAGGCTCCCTGGCTTTTGGCTCTCTGATCTTGTCTGTGGTTCAGGTCATCAGGGTCATTCTGGAGTATCTGGATCACAAGTTGAAAG GTGCTCAGAACAAATTTGCTAAATTCCTGCTAAGCTGCATGAAGTGCTGCTTCTGGTGTCTGGAGAAATGTATCAAGTTCCTTAACAGGAATGCCTACATCATG ATTGCCATCTATGGAAAAAGTTTCTGTCCCTCAGCTAGAAATGCCTTTTTCCTTCTCATGAGGAACATCATCAG GGTGGCTGTTTTAGACAAAGTGACTGACTTCCTGCTGTTTCTTGGGAAGCTCCTCATTGTTGGCATTGTTG ggattttctctttcttcttcttctctggaagAATCAAAGCAGTAGAGGATGCTGCTCCATCTCTGAACTACTATTGGGTGCCAATACTG ACATTGGTAGTGGGATCTTACCTCATCGCCCATGGTTTCTTCAGTGTGTACGCCATGTGTGTGGACAcgctcttcctctgcttct GTGAGGACTTGGAAAGAAACGACGGCTCGTCTGACAGGCCTTACTTCATGTCCCCCGAGCTGCACGAgatcctctccaaaacaaaacgGCCGGAGGAGGAAGATCGCGACGGTGTTGAGCAGGCGAATTCCGCAAAGCAAGTGGACGAGGTGAaactggaggaggaaacacCTCTTCAGCAGCAAGAAGACGGAGCGATCCAACTGAAACAGCAGGTGGTGCTCAAGCAGGACAACGAAGAGGAGCAGCCGCTGCAGTCCAAGACAGACGCCGAAGAGCCAAAAGAGGAGAAGAGCGAGGAAGTCGGTCAGGCAGACGAGGAggctgaaaagaaagaagacgCCGAGGTGAAAGAAGCAGCGGAACAGCAGGAGgtaaaacaggaagaagaaaaagcgGAGGAGGCGTCACCACCAGTTGTGGAGGCTGAGAAAGAGGAGACTGgtgaaaaggaagaggaaacagaggaatcGAAGGAAGAAAACCCTCCCGCTGCACCACAGGAGTAG